AGAACACCTTCAGCGTTATAGATTGGGGAAATGTGCAGTTCATTCCAAAAAAACTGACCATCCTTGCGATAGTTACGCAACATGACTGTGCAGTCCTGACCAGCCCTAATAGCTCGCCTCAACTCTTGAAGTTCTGGTTGGTTTCTCTCTGACCCCTGTAAAAATCGGCAGTTTGTCCCTAACACCTCTGCTGCTGAGTAGCCTGTAATCTTCTCAAATGCTGGATTAACGTAGATTAGAGGCATATCTGCAAGGCGAGCATCGGCGATAACAATGCCAACACTGCTAGCCGCGATCGCCTGTTCTCGCAACTTCAAGGCTTCCTGCAACCCATGGCGATAGGCTACACCGCCGATCCAACTGCGTCTTGTGACATCGTAGGCAATACCGTGGCTATACCCGTCTCGGTAGGGCGATAACCGCCATGCTAACCATCGGTAGCTACCATCGCTATGCTGAAAGCGACTTTCATACTCCACAGCCACAGCAGTTTTTGTGGTAGTAAAGCACCGCTGCTCAAGCTCTAGTGCTTCCAGCACATCATCCGGGTGAATAAATTCAATCCAAGGTCGCGATCGCAGTTCCTCCGTCGTCCAACCCAGCGTGATCGTCCATGCTTGATTCACAGCATGAAAATAACCATCTTGACAACGGATGCAGAGCAAATTAGGAGACAGGTCAAAGAAAGCTTGTAAGGATGCTTCCACAGAACTACGGGTCAGTCATTGATAACAAAGTAGGAGCCAGGCATCGGCGACCCAGCATCAACTGTGAGGCACGATATTTGACATATCGCGAAGTGTGACAGATGTCAGTGCATTAACCGTAACCCCTAATACAACTTAACGCCTAGTTTCCTTAGCAATCCGTACAATTTCCTGAGCATTCCAGTTCATCCCTGAGCATTCCAGTTCATAGGTCGCGACACAGCAACTAACCAACTGGTTAGAGCATTACTGCTGTCTAGGCTGACATGAGACTCACTGTGAAAACTTAAGCCATTACCGACTGAATATGAAAAAGCCTGGAGTTTCCATCACACCCTTGGGTAACCCTATATGAATATGAATGTCCAGTAAGCCTGTAAATGTCCAACAGTTACGGTGCCAACCATGGGCACATTAGCAGGTCAAAGCGGCGATTGACCCCAGGAAATAGAATCCTCTGGAGGGCAAGTTGTGATGAACTTGATACTCAGGCTAAGCATCTCTACCTGTAACCCAATCGAGATTGAGATGTAGTCTGTGCAGCCATGCGTAAAAGACCAACTAGACCTCAGGGGCTATAGGTTAGGGATAAGCTGAATGTGTCCTTTATCCATCTCATCCATCAACAGTTCTAGCGCCTCGTAATCAACGTCAGATATGTATCCCAACCGTGTCAATTCGTAGTTGATCTCATTTTCTAAGTCGGGAGTCAACTGTTTGATTAGTAGCGCTTTTTCCACTAGGCGGCGAATTATACCAGAGGGCTGCATAAATCGACTAGAATTCAATGCATCTAATATTCTACCGAAAGCCCTATTTTCGGCGTGATCTCGATAGCGATTTAAGGTGATTTTGATCACATATTTACTTGGGCATGGCGGAAACTGGCAGCGATGAGGCATTGTTAAGGTAAATAAGCACTTCTGGATGAATAGTCTCCAGAGTTCGATTACGACAGCTTGTGTAAAAGGTAAATGACGTATTACCCATGCTCACACGATCGCCATCTTCTAGTAGGTGGCGCTGTTTAATACGTAATCCATTCACAAAGGATCCGTTCATACTTCCTAGGTCAACTAGGTAAAACCCTTGGCGTGTGACATACTGAATGACTGCATGACGGCGAGAGAGGCCGCTGTCTTTCAACAGGATGGCAACTTGGCGGTTACGCCCAATCGTCCACACCATTTGAGGCTGCAACAGTGTTTCTGATTCTCCACCCATCAAGTTGGTAATCAAGTAAGCATGAACCCCTTGCACAACGCCCTGTATGTAGTAAGAAGCTAGTTGCGTTACCGCAGGCGAGGTAACAGCAGCTTGCCCCTGAAATGCATCAGGAATGCGCATAGTCTCACGATGAGGAACGCTATCATCACCAATTTCCGTATCCATTAGGTCGCTATCCGGTTGAGATGAATCAACCTGCAGGATTTCCATAACAGCACGACTCGATTCTGGCAAAGGATTGTCATCACCGTAACTATCTGACATCGGTAGCTTGGTGTCCTCGATGAGTTGAGGCGGTGTATTGGTAGATATCTGCAGGGGATCGTCAATAAACACGAAGTCTGACTCAGATAACGAATCAGGCTCAGATACATGATCACGGTTCGGAGAGGGGGGCTGTGAGGTCATTGAAGAACTCCTAGTCA
The sequence above is drawn from the Cyanobacteriota bacterium genome and encodes:
- a CDS encoding FHA domain-containing protein; amino-acid sequence: MTSQPPSPNRDHVSEPDSLSESDFVFIDDPLQISTNTPPQLIEDTKLPMSDSYGDDNPLPESSRAVMEILQVDSSQPDSDLMDTEIGDDSVPHRETMRIPDAFQGQAAVTSPAVTQLASYYIQGVVQGVHAYLITNLMGGESETLLQPQMVWTIGRNRQVAILLKDSGLSRRHAVIQYVTRQGFYLVDLGSMNGSFVNGLRIKQRHLLEDGDRVSMGNTSFTFYTSCRNRTLETIHPEVLIYLNNASSLPVSAMPK